Genomic DNA from Alkalihalobacterium alkalinitrilicum:
GGTCCAAGTTGCGCTTTATTTGAAGCTGATGGTGGAGCTTGGAAACTTGAAGCAATGAAAAACATTAAGAATTATCTGAAACAGGAATTATCAAAGGAAGTTGATGAAGGAAATATTGTTATTATTGCATAGAAAAAGGTGACAACCCATGAAGGGGCTAACTGATAAGGAAGCCAAGAGTATAAATCAAACCAAATCGAGCATAGAAACACGATACTTCCAACGTGAACCTGGGGAAACCTATTTCGTTAATGAGGATTTAAAACAAGATTGGTCCATTCATGAAGTCGCAGAAATCCAACATATGTGGGAAGATCATATGCATATACGAGATATTGCCAAAGCTTTTAAGTGTGATCCAGACGAGGTGTTTCTCTTATTGTTTGACCTAGCAAGGAAAAGCAAAGGGGAATTAAAGATCAATATAGAAAATTTAGTCATGTAAATAAAAAAACCGCCCTCTCGGACGGATATCGCTAAATTCATCATATCACATCTGGGAGGGATGTTTGAATGAAATTAATCTTTGATATACCTGAGATTGATCGAAAAGAAACTAAAGAGGCCGTTGAGAAAGCGTTAAGTAACTACAAATGGTATTTACTAGCGACACCAGAAGAAGAACTACCTCGTATGACAGCTTCCTATTCATTAACTCCTCCTTCAAATACTAATGCATTTCATTCATCAACAGAAGAGGCAGCTATAAAGAATGCACATTTTGACATCGAACGAAAGAAATATATTGATAAGTTTGTTAGAGCGTTTAATCGATTATCAGCTATTGAACGACAAGTTATCAATAAACGATACTTAGAAGAGGATGAGATATTTGATTATCTCGTATTTAATGAATTAGGATTAGGAGAAACCAAGTATTATGAGGTTAAGGGTAGAGCCATTTATAAATTAGCATTCGCTTTACGTTTGGATGTAATGAAACCATATCAATAAATTTCGCGAAGGAATTGCGAAGGATATAAAAAGAAAGTTTGTTATTTTTCCTGATAATATGATAGTAACAACAAATTTAAGAGATAACGATAGCATCTTCACGGTTGGTTGGAGGTGCTTTTCTATTATCTAAGAACGTCGAACTTTGTCGAAGGTATTCCATTTATTTGAAAGAATAGTATAATAATTCCTGTACCAGAAATAACAGGGGGCTAATACTATGAAAAAAATACTATCTTTAACGTTAATGGCTTTATTGATTGCCGTTATGGCCGCATGCGGAGGAGAAGAAGGACAAGTATCTGACGAACCAGAGGAAACGGAAGAAATTGAAACTGATACTGACACTGATACTACTGCCGATGAAGAAACAGAAATTGAAGTAGCAGAAGAAGAGGAAGAAGCGGAAGAGGCTGAACAAGAAGTAGATGACGTTCCACGTGAATATCGAAATGCTTTAAGGTCTGCTCAAAATTATGTCGACATCATGTCGTTTTCAGAAAAAGGACTTTTTGAACAATTGACATCTGAGTATGGAGACCAATATCCAGAGGACGCTGCTCAATACGCTATAGAAAATGTAGAAGTGGATTATTACGAAGAAGCCCTTGAAGCTGCGAAAAGCTATCAAGAGCTTATGCCAATGTCTGACCAAGAATTATTGGACCAACTTACATCGGAATACGGCGATCAATATACAAAAGAACAAGCGCAATACGCTCTTGATAATTTACCAAATTAATCAAAAACATGAAGACACTCTTAACTGGGTGTCTTTTTGTATGCCGAAAGAGGTGGTCTGGTTGAAAAGCGGAGATCGTCTTGATAAGTACACAAAAAGTAAACTCGAAAAAAATGAAAAAGAAACAGAAAAGTTGTCTGAAAAAGATATTAAAAATCTAATGGGAATGAACCGTGATCGTTATGAAAGACGCGGTGGAGCAATAAGAAGGAAGTAACTTGAAGGGAAATACGTCCTTTTGTCGAAGTGTGTTAAAGGTTTGCACGGAAGGAGAGTATTTGTGAAAATTAAATTAGGAATAATTCTAGTTGTCTGCTTATCGATTACATTATTTATTCAATTTATGTTGTACAACTTTAACGAGGAATTCTATCAAGGGTTAATTGTTAGTTTAATTGTCGAAATAGTAGGGATTATTGCGGTTGTTTACTTAATTGACCAATTGATAAAAAGACATGAAGAAGAGAGTAAATGGGAAACGTTTAATCACCTTACTAGGCTTAAGTATAAGTATTTTGTACAAAAGTTGGCTCAGAACTATGTTCATGTAATAAAGAAAAAACCACCTAATGGGCTAGAAGTAAAGGATGAAGAGTTGCACGAAATAATTGATAATATTAATAAATATATAGGTCCAAATTTCGTTAATGAAAAGATATTAGTTTATAAGTTTAATCCTAGTAATATATACGAACCACTTAACGAATATTGGAATTATAGTAAGTTTGTTTTCTCAATTAAGAGAGAAATGAATGAAGAAATCACAAAATTTTTAAATAGATACCTAACTCTATTACCTGTTGAAATAAGGGACTCAATATATACGATAGATGACCTTTTATTGAACGGGGTATTTTTTAGTACTTTTGAAATCGGCTACGATATAGTAGGAAATGGAAATGTTCAAATAAATGAAGAGCATTTCAAAGAAGCATACAAGAATTTAGGGATAGAAATATTAAATTTGATGGGATATATAGATAAAAGTTAAGCCCTTTTATACAGGGCTTTTTATTATACCTTTGGAGTGATAGTACGTGTTTACTGAGGAAATTATTAGATTAATACAGACTAAAAACCTCATGAAATTCTATAAATCTAAAGAGTGGCTAACATTACGTAAGAAAGCATTAAGGCGTGACAACAATGAATGCCAGCTGTGTAAGGCAAAAGGAAAGTATCATAATGCTGAAAATGTCCATCACATGAAAGAGGTTAAGACAGATCCACACTTAGCATTAGCTTTAGATAATCTCCAGTGTCTTTGTATTCAGTGTCATAATGAAGTACACGATCGATTGGATAAAGTACAGAAAAAGAAACCTAAGTTTATGAATGAGGAGCGGTGGTAACACCCCCCGGTTAAAAAGTTTGCCTGTCTAGTGGGGAACCGCTCAACGGGGAGGGGTGAAGATTGTTTTTCCGTGAAGCTTTCTCGCGTGAAAAAGAATAGGGATAAAATGTAAATCATTTACGTCTATGTAGAAGGGAGGGTTATCATGGCGAAAGTAAGTCGAGCGACTCTTAGAAAACGCATTGAAAAAGATTTGTCAAGCCAATTGAAGGAAAAGTGGATTACTGGAAACCACTATACCGACATGGTTCAAGACTATCTTGCACTATGGGATATTAAGAACAAGTTGATTGATGATATTCAGGAAAAGGGAATAAAAGTTGCTGGCATGCATGGTCCAAAATCCAACCCAGCTATCAACGACTTAAATAAAACAAATGGTCAAATGCTAAAGATATTGTCTGAGATTGGGTTAAAAGCGACATCCGATCAAAAGGATGATGACGATGACGACTTCTAAAGTTACCTATAATGAACATATTGATTTTTATATAAATGAAGTCGAGAGGGGACGTATTAGAGCATCAAAAGAAATTAAACTCCTTATCAAATATGTAAAAGCAAAGCTTGATCGTGAGGATGTCTATATAAACGGCGATGAGATAAACGAAGCAATTGAAAATATTGAGAAGTATTTTCCTTTTAAATTATTACCGTGGCAAAAGTTTATTACAGCCTTTGTTGTTGGTGTTTTTTATGAAGATGGTTCATTAGTATTCAATGAGTTTTTTATTATGATGGGGCGTGGAGCTGGAAAGAATGGTTTCATTGCTGCATTGTCTTTTTACTTGATATCTAAGCAAAAGATAAAAAACTATGATGTTGCTATTGTAGCTACGAGCGAAACACAGGCTAAAACTTCTTTTATGGATGTATGGAACGTATTAGATGACAACTGGAAAAAGCTTCACAAGTTTTTCAAGAAAACTTTAGAAATCATTGGTT
This window encodes:
- a CDS encoding Ltp family lipoprotein codes for the protein MKKILSLTLMALLIAVMAACGGEEGQVSDEPEETEEIETDTDTDTTADEETEIEVAEEEEEAEEAEQEVDDVPREYRNALRSAQNYVDIMSFSEKGLFEQLTSEYGDQYPEDAAQYAIENVEVDYYEEALEAAKSYQELMPMSDQELLDQLTSEYGDQYTKEQAQYALDNLPN
- a CDS encoding P27 family phage terminase small subunit; this encodes MAKVSRATLRKRIEKDLSSQLKEKWITGNHYTDMVQDYLALWDIKNKLIDDIQEKGIKVAGMHGPKSNPAINDLNKTNGQMLKILSEIGLKATSDQKDDDDDDF
- a CDS encoding ArpU family phage packaging/lysis transcriptional regulator, yielding MKLIFDIPEIDRKETKEAVEKALSNYKWYLLATPEEELPRMTASYSLTPPSNTNAFHSSTEEAAIKNAHFDIERKKYIDKFVRAFNRLSAIERQVINKRYLEEDEIFDYLVFNELGLGETKYYEVKGRAIYKLAFALRLDVMKPYQ
- a CDS encoding HNH endonuclease codes for the protein MKFYKSKEWLTLRKKALRRDNNECQLCKAKGKYHNAENVHHMKEVKTDPHLALALDNLQCLCIQCHNEVHDRLDKVQKKKPKFMNEERW